The following proteins are co-located in the Streptococcus downei MFe28 genome:
- a CDS encoding Abi family protein, translating to MYMKRQLSASELVNKMKDEKGITFKYVKEEDAETYLEGVNNYFRTACYRKNFNKYSSGSKKGKYINLDFLHLQELSVLDMHFRHLVYKMCLDIEHALKVYIVSCFDRLNIDEYEYVDNFLSNEKYTYIKQNIRRLRSSSYCGKLVKKYFTFGQSDNSVNCQDCPVWVLVEILTFGNLISFYFFCQKKLRSEFGDENLQISESDLLNQDNVINLIRSLRNGCAHNNCLFENLKDDASVIPLRILKERVELISSISKSARQKRLRVRVILEFTALLLMYNDIVSTKVKYHRFIEMNDYFSNRMMEKGALLKTNATIQSDYKFIKTLVNYIVDKK from the coding sequence ATGTATATGAAAAGGCAGTTGAGTGCATCCGAATTGGTTAATAAAATGAAAGATGAGAAAGGAATAACCTTTAAGTATGTCAAAGAAGAGGATGCGGAGACGTATTTAGAAGGTGTCAACAATTATTTTAGGACAGCTTGTTATAGGAAAAATTTTAACAAGTATTCAAGTGGCTCCAAAAAAGGAAAATATATTAATTTAGATTTTTTACATCTTCAAGAATTATCTGTACTGGATATGCATTTTAGACATCTGGTTTATAAGATGTGTCTAGATATTGAACATGCATTAAAGGTATATATTGTTAGTTGTTTTGATAGATTAAATATAGATGAATATGAATATGTTGATAATTTTCTTAGCAATGAGAAGTATACTTATATCAAACAAAACATTCGTAGATTAAGAAGTTCTTCTTATTGTGGAAAACTAGTAAAGAAGTATTTTACATTTGGCCAGAGTGACAATAGTGTTAATTGTCAAGATTGCCCTGTATGGGTTCTTGTTGAAATTTTAACGTTTGGTAATTTGATTAGTTTTTATTTTTTCTGTCAAAAAAAACTTAGGAGTGAATTTGGTGATGAGAATTTGCAAATTAGTGAATCCGATTTATTAAACCAAGATAATGTTATTAATCTAATTAGAAGTCTAAGAAATGGGTGTGCTCATAATAATTGTTTATTTGAAAATCTAAAAGATGATGCATCTGTTATTCCTCTAAGAATTCTGAAAGAAAGAGTAGAGTTGATATCCTCAATATCTAAAAGCGCTAGACAAAAAAGGCTTCGTGTTCGAGTTATTTTAGAATTTACAGCTTTATTATTGATGTACAACGATATTGTAAGTACTAAAGTGAAGTATCATCGTTTTATTGAAATGAATGATTATTTCAGTAATAGGATGATGGAAAAAGGAGCTTTACTGAAAACTAATGCAACTATTCAATCAGATTATAAATTTATAAAAACATTAGTAAATTATATTGTTGACAAGAAATAA
- a CDS encoding HXXEE domain-containing protein, which translates to MSLIMTYWFLPILFIIHDFEEIIMMPLWKQREAHKLEKFKIRFFGAVTDGSAFSIGVLEELLLLVLVALYCQASGNQLFYLAVLAGYSLHFIPHYLICFSFKGYVPGVVTALIELPLVIPMLLHYGQAVTSPGLFLLYLVIVVPLIFLNVIWLHGLMPKIQVFFEQYKQGPSD; encoded by the coding sequence ATGTCTTTAATTATGACCTACTGGTTTCTACCAATTTTATTTATTATCCATGATTTTGAGGAAATCATCATGATGCCCTTGTGGAAACAACGAGAAGCTCACAAATTGGAAAAATTCAAGATCCGTTTCTTTGGTGCTGTCACGGATGGCTCAGCATTTTCTATTGGGGTGCTGGAGGAATTGCTCCTTCTAGTACTGGTTGCTCTCTATTGTCAGGCCAGTGGGAATCAACTTTTTTATCTAGCTGTTCTAGCGGGATACAGTCTCCATTTTATTCCCCACTATCTTATCTGTTTTAGCTTTAAGGGTTATGTCCCAGGTGTCGTCACTGCTCTCATAGAATTACCCTTGGTAATCCCTATGCTGCTTCATTATGGACAGGCGGTAACAAGCCCTGGGCTATTTCTTCTCTACCTAGTGATAGTGGTGCCCCTCATTTTCCTTAATGTTATTTGGCTCCACGGCCTCATGCCAAAAATTCAAGTTTTCTTTGAACAGTACAAGCAGGGGCCAAGCGACTAA
- a CDS encoding DUF523 domain-containing protein: MTDKKCVLVSACLLGENCKYNGKNNYNQDVIDYVADKEVIPICPEILAGLPTPREPAELKDGCVYDISGQNIHEIYEKGVTTAMDIIVDQKIDLAILQSRSPSCGVNQVYDGTFRGKKVAGRGLFAQVLLKEGYHVVDAEDINKMKH, translated from the coding sequence ATGACAGATAAAAAGTGTGTACTCGTCAGTGCCTGCCTTCTAGGTGAAAATTGTAAGTATAATGGTAAAAATAATTATAATCAAGATGTTATTGATTATGTTGCTGACAAGGAAGTTATACCGATTTGTCCGGAAATATTAGCAGGTTTACCAACACCTCGCGAACCAGCCGAACTAAAAGACGGTTGTGTTTATGATATTTCAGGTCAAAACATCCATGAAATTTATGAAAAGGGCGTCACCACAGCAATGGACATTATTGTCGACCAAAAAATTGACCTAGCGATTCTTCAATCTAGAAGTCCTTCTTGTGGTGTTAATCAAGTTTATGATGGCACATTTAGAGGAAAAAAGGTAGCAGGACGTGGACTTTTTGCACAAGTGCTGCTAAAAGAAGGTTACCATGTCGTTGATGCAGAAGACATAAATAAAATGAAGCATTAG
- a CDS encoding LysM peptidoglycan-binding domain-containing protein: MKLNKKMLLASTLALSVFAATQVQAEEANANQNWTPRSVEEVKADLANQGDTTTYTVKSGDTLSTIAQAMGIDVNVFAKVNAIADVNVIYPDTVITATYDANHNATGVTIQAADQSAPQASVDLSNNQVTVGDTTTSLDAIETPASSEAPATDNSQAMPAPEAPASEGAQTSEVSDQAAATSEVADQGQAQSATAEQAAPVADQGQGAQAAPQADNQTNDQSASSEMPAASSEDNQSEAPVTASESQAQAVEATPVEADSVQAAQAPAAQEAEQPSATEQAAPQNSNVNTDGLQPSAANFANDVANKYGTTDIYGVRQGDSGDHGSGNAVDVMTYDNTQLGQEVADYATSNMEANNISYVIYQQKFYAPTDNKYGPAYTWNEMPDRGDATANHMDHVHVSFNN; this comes from the coding sequence ATGAAACTCAACAAGAAAATGCTACTAGCCTCAACCCTTGCCTTATCTGTCTTTGCAGCAACTCAAGTGCAAGCTGAAGAAGCAAATGCCAACCAAAACTGGACACCTCGTTCAGTTGAAGAAGTTAAGGCTGACTTGGCTAACCAAGGTGATACCACAACTTATACCGTTAAATCGGGCGATACCCTCAGCACGATTGCTCAAGCAATGGGGATCGATGTTAACGTTTTTGCCAAGGTTAATGCCATTGCTGATGTCAATGTGATTTACCCTGATACAGTCATCACAGCTACCTACGATGCTAACCACAATGCTACTGGCGTGACCATTCAAGCGGCCGATCAATCAGCACCGCAAGCTTCTGTTGACCTGTCTAACAACCAAGTAACCGTTGGTGATACAACCACATCCTTAGATGCCATCGAAACACCTGCTTCTAGCGAAGCTCCAGCTACTGATAATAGCCAAGCAATGCCAGCTCCTGAGGCGCCGGCATCTGAAGGAGCCCAAACCTCTGAAGTAAGTGATCAAGCTGCAGCAACATCAGAAGTAGCTGACCAAGGTCAAGCGCAATCAGCAACAGCTGAACAAGCTGCACCAGTAGCGGACCAAGGCCAAGGAGCCCAAGCCGCTCCTCAAGCCGATAATCAAACAAACGACCAATCAGCAAGTTCAGAAATGCCAGCTGCTTCATCAGAAGACAATCAATCTGAGGCTCCAGTAACAGCATCTGAGAGTCAGGCTCAGGCAGTAGAAGCAACTCCAGTCGAAGCTGATTCGGTTCAAGCGGCCCAAGCCCCTGCAGCTCAAGAAGCAGAGCAACCGTCAGCAACCGAGCAAGCGGCGCCACAAAATTCTAACGTTAACACAGACGGCCTGCAACCATCAGCTGCTAACTTCGCTAATGATGTTGCCAACAAATATGGCACTACTGATATCTACGGCGTTCGTCAAGGAGATTCCGGTGACCACGGTTCCGGTAATGCCGTTGACGTTATGACTTACGACAACACCCAACTCGGTCAAGAAGTCGCTGATTACGCCACTTCAAATATGGAAGCTAATAACATCTCTTACGTGATTTATCAGCAAAAATTCTATGCTCCAACTGATAACAAATACGGACCAGCTTATACTTGGAATGAAATGCCAGACCGCGGGGATGCCACAGCCAACCACATGGACCACGTCCACGTTTCATTTAATAACTAA
- a CDS encoding carboxylate--amine ligase, whose amino-acid sequence MKDRLLFLEGASLTSRETLTVLLAEKYKVDVLSPDRFSITAFSRLTHMLTTVDVNRSPLTYLKQLDQLLEEKDYKAILPTHEEGWLLANGKSLLSSDLPLVLSEAETFQEVAGKIAFAELADKLDIPIPKWEYVTDLESIHLPYPYWLKADYGTAGRSVYKVTSDLDLKNLVKRQLFGNERWMAQQDIAGQYGQVQAVFNHGKLLAVHSSIKIGSGAGGSAAARLSIESVATREHIEKIGRHLKWHGGLTLDFISVNHAFYYIECNPRMVEPANAYKAGVNFPKILIELAKGNDSQTDICVGKPDVKTHSLLALIIGTAERTQSRRKIWQTIREWLFKSDSAEVLTPIRHDFPSVIPLVVITIRLLLNPKSVKKLVEHTVGHYSVAPATIKAVEQQASMKTSY is encoded by the coding sequence ATGAAAGATAGATTGCTATTTTTAGAAGGGGCCAGTCTAACTTCAAGGGAAACACTCACAGTCTTGCTGGCGGAGAAGTATAAGGTAGACGTGCTATCTCCTGATAGATTTTCTATTACGGCCTTCAGTCGCTTGACGCACATGCTTACAACAGTTGATGTGAATCGTTCTCCTTTGACCTATTTAAAGCAGCTTGATCAGTTGCTAGAAGAGAAGGACTATAAGGCTATCTTGCCAACCCATGAAGAGGGGTGGCTCTTAGCAAATGGGAAATCCCTATTATCATCCGATTTACCGCTTGTTCTTTCTGAAGCAGAGACGTTTCAGGAGGTGGCAGGGAAAATTGCTTTTGCGGAACTTGCAGATAAGTTAGATATACCAATTCCTAAGTGGGAGTATGTGACAGACTTAGAATCTATCCATTTACCCTACCCTTATTGGCTCAAAGCCGATTACGGAACAGCTGGTCGTTCAGTTTATAAAGTGACGAGTGACCTTGATTTAAAAAACCTAGTAAAGCGTCAGCTGTTTGGCAATGAGAGATGGATGGCACAGCAAGATATAGCAGGGCAGTACGGTCAAGTTCAAGCCGTATTTAACCATGGGAAATTACTTGCTGTGCACTCTAGTATAAAGATTGGATCTGGTGCTGGTGGTTCGGCAGCCGCCAGATTAAGTATAGAATCTGTAGCAACAAGAGAACATATCGAAAAGATAGGACGTCATTTAAAATGGCATGGCGGTCTAACCTTAGACTTCATATCTGTTAATCATGCGTTCTATTACATCGAATGCAATCCCAGAATGGTTGAGCCAGCCAATGCTTATAAAGCGGGAGTGAATTTCCCGAAAATCTTGATAGAATTAGCCAAGGGCAACGATTCTCAAACGGATATTTGTGTCGGTAAGCCAGATGTAAAAACACACAGTTTGTTAGCCTTAATTATCGGGACTGCTGAAAGAACCCAGAGCAGAAGAAAAATTTGGCAAACGATAAGAGAATGGCTTTTTAAAAGCGACAGCGCTGAGGTGTTGACTCCGATTAGGCATGACTTTCCAAGTGTCATTCCCTTGGTCGTGATTACGATTCGCCTATTGCTAAATCCCAAGAGTGTGAAAAAGCTTGTTGAGCATACCGTTGGCCACTATAGTGTGGCTCCTGCCACGATAAAAGCTGTTGAACAGCAGGCGTCAATGAAAACTAGTTATTAA
- a CDS encoding TetR/AcrR family transcriptional regulator: protein MPLDIKQEIEEALFDLLAIRKSLKAISIAELSEHAQVSRRTFYRYYRSKEQVLRAYIDRLMDDYFRQIQTIELASPEDLIRFFIGYWTREAERMKVLQEANLLGLVPNQFYKSLPRFRDIIKTAPWHPAKQDQKQLLYDSRYLVGGLYSILDEWLREDYPEMGVEEITRLALNASKRMR from the coding sequence ATGCCATTAGACATTAAGCAAGAAATTGAGGAAGCCCTGTTTGACTTATTGGCTATTAGAAAATCACTCAAGGCCATCAGTATCGCTGAACTCAGCGAGCATGCTCAGGTTTCACGACGAACCTTTTACCGCTACTACAGGTCCAAGGAGCAGGTTCTAAGGGCTTATATCGACCGCTTGATGGACGATTACTTTAGACAGATCCAGACCATAGAACTTGCAAGTCCTGAAGACCTTATCCGCTTTTTCATCGGCTATTGGACCAGAGAAGCCGAACGAATGAAGGTTTTACAAGAGGCGAATTTGCTGGGCCTGGTTCCCAACCAGTTTTACAAGTCCCTGCCAAGATTCCGAGATATTATCAAGACAGCCCCTTGGCATCCCGCCAAGCAAGACCAAAAGCAACTACTCTACGACAGTCGCTATCTGGTGGGTGGCCTCTACAGTATCCTAGATGAATGGCTGCGGGAGGACTACCCAGAAATGGGCGTTGAGGAAATCACCAGATTAGCCCTCAATGCCAGCAAACGGATGCGGTGA
- the purN gene encoding phosphoribosylglycinamide formyltransferase has product MAKKIAVFASGNGSNFQVIAENFPVDLLFSDHRDAHVLERAKKLGVASFAFELKEFASKADYEQALVDLLVEHQIDLVVLAGYMKIIGPTLLAAYEGRIINIHPAYLPEFPGAHGIEDAWNAGVDQSGVTVHYVDSSVDTGQVIQQVRVPRLADDTIESFEARIHEQEYQLYPQVLESLGVERK; this is encoded by the coding sequence ATGGCCAAAAAGATTGCAGTTTTCGCTTCGGGTAACGGCTCCAATTTTCAGGTCATCGCGGAAAATTTCCCTGTAGACCTGCTCTTTAGTGACCATCGGGATGCCCATGTTCTTGAACGGGCGAAAAAGCTGGGCGTGGCCAGTTTCGCTTTTGAGCTCAAGGAATTTGCCAGCAAAGCTGACTACGAGCAGGCTCTGGTTGACCTCCTGGTCGAGCACCAGATTGACCTAGTTGTCCTGGCGGGTTATATGAAAATTATTGGCCCGACCTTGCTTGCAGCCTATGAGGGGCGGATTATCAATATCCACCCAGCCTACCTACCTGAATTTCCTGGTGCTCACGGTATCGAAGATGCCTGGAATGCAGGCGTTGACCAGTCGGGGGTGACCGTGCACTATGTAGATAGCAGTGTCGATACTGGCCAAGTCATTCAGCAAGTTCGTGTTCCCCGCCTAGCTGATGACACCATCGAAAGCTTCGAAGCTAGAATTCATGAACAGGAGTACCAACTCTACCCCCAGGTCTTAGAAAGCCTTGGAGTGGAGAGGAAATGA
- the purM gene encoding phosphoribosylformylglycinamidine cyclo-ligase, whose product MSKNAYAQSGVDVEAGYEVVERIKKHVARTERLGVMGALGGFGGMFDLSQTGVKEPVLISGTDGVGTKLMLAIKYDKHDTIGQDCVAMCVNDIIAAGAEPLYFLDYVATGKNEPAKLEQVVAGVAEGCVQAGAALIGGETAEMPGMYGPDDYDLAGFAVGIAEKSQIIDGTKVQAGDVLLGLASSGIHSNGYSLVRKVFVDYTGDEVLPELEGKPLKEVLLEPTRIYVKAVLPLVKEGLVNGIAHITGGGFVENVPRMFGDHLAAEIEEAKVPVLPIFKALEKYGQIKHQEMFEIFNMGIGLMLAVSPDKVERVKEFLNEPVYELGRIVEKADASVVIK is encoded by the coding sequence ATGTCTAAAAATGCTTATGCCCAATCGGGTGTTGATGTCGAAGCCGGCTACGAGGTTGTCGAGCGGATTAAAAAACATGTGGCTAGGACCGAACGCCTCGGTGTCATGGGAGCCCTGGGTGGCTTTGGTGGCATGTTTGACTTGAGCCAAACGGGTGTCAAGGAGCCGGTCTTGATTTCTGGAACAGACGGTGTGGGCACCAAGCTAATGCTGGCCATCAAGTACGACAAGCACGATACCATTGGTCAGGATTGTGTGGCCATGTGTGTCAATGACATCATCGCTGCTGGAGCAGAGCCCCTCTATTTCCTCGACTATGTGGCGACTGGTAAAAACGAACCGGCCAAACTGGAGCAGGTTGTCGCTGGCGTGGCCGAAGGCTGTGTCCAAGCCGGTGCTGCCCTGATTGGCGGCGAAACGGCTGAGATGCCTGGCATGTATGGCCCAGATGACTATGACCTGGCTGGTTTTGCGGTTGGTATTGCCGAAAAATCCCAAATTATTGATGGCACAAAGGTGCAGGCTGGCGATGTCCTCTTGGGTCTGGCTTCCTCAGGTATTCATTCCAATGGCTATTCCTTGGTTCGCAAGGTTTTCGTCGATTATACAGGTGACGAAGTTCTGCCGGAATTGGAAGGCAAGCCCCTCAAGGAAGTCCTGCTTGAGCCAACACGGATTTATGTCAAGGCTGTTCTGCCTTTGGTTAAGGAAGGTCTGGTCAACGGCATTGCCCACATCACCGGTGGTGGTTTTGTGGAAAATGTTCCTCGTATGTTTGGCGACCATTTGGCAGCTGAAATTGAGGAAGCCAAGGTACCAGTTCTGCCAATCTTCAAGGCCTTAGAAAAATATGGCCAAATCAAACACCAAGAAATGTTTGAAATCTTCAACATGGGCATCGGTCTCATGCTGGCCGTCAGTCCTGACAAGGTTGAACGGGTCAAGGAATTCTTGAACGAGCCTGTCTACGAACTGGGGCGGATTGTCGAGAAGGCTGACGCTAGCGTGGTGATTAAATAA
- the purE gene encoding 5-(carboxyamino)imidazole ribonucleotide mutase, translating to MQSIISIIMGSKSDWATMQKTAEVLDKFGVAYEKKVVSAHRTPDLMFKHAEEARGRGIKVIIAGAGGAAHLPGMVAAKTTLPVIGVPVKSRALSGLDSLYSIVQMPGGVPVATMAIGEAGATNAALTALRILSIEDEKIAQALADFHKEQGRIAEESSYELD from the coding sequence ATGCAATCAATCATTTCCATCATTATGGGCTCCAAATCTGATTGGGCCACCATGCAAAAAACCGCCGAGGTCTTGGACAAATTCGGCGTTGCCTATGAAAAGAAGGTCGTCTCTGCCCACCGCACTCCTGACCTTATGTTCAAGCATGCTGAGGAAGCACGCGGCCGCGGCATCAAGGTTATCATTGCAGGCGCGGGCGGTGCGGCCCATCTGCCAGGGATGGTAGCGGCCAAGACCACCCTGCCCGTCATCGGTGTGCCTGTCAAATCACGCGCCCTCAGCGGACTGGATTCCCTCTATTCCATTGTGCAGATGCCGGGAGGTGTGCCTGTGGCAACCATGGCTATTGGTGAAGCGGGAGCTACCAACGCTGCCCTGACTGCCCTGCGCATTCTCTCTATTGAGGACGAAAAAATCGCTCAGGCGCTAGCTGATTTCCACAAAGAACAAGGCAGAATCGCCGAGGAGTCCAGCTATGAACTCGACTAA
- the purD gene encoding phosphoribosylamine--glycine ligase, which yields MKLLVVGSGGREHAIAKKLLESSGVEAVYVAPGNDGMTLDGLQLVPIGISEHSALIDFAKANDIAWTFIGPDDALAAGIVDDFNAAGLKAFGPTKAAAELEWSKDFAKEIMVKYGVPTAAYGTFSDFEKAKAYIEAQGAPIVVKADGLALGKGVVVAETVEQAVEAAHEMLLDNKFGDSGARVVIEEFLDGEEFSLFAFVNGDKFYILPTAQDHKRAYDGDKGPNTGGMGAYAPVPHLPQSVVDRSVETIVKPVLEGMMAEGRPYLGVLYAGLILTADGPKVIEFNSRFGDPETQIILPRLTSDFAQNISDILDGKEPTLTWTEQGVTLGVVVASEGYPLAYEKGVELPEKTSGDIITYYAGAKFAENGKALLSNGGRVYMLVTTADTVKAAQDKIYQKLSEQATQGLFYRKDIGTKAL from the coding sequence ATGAAATTGTTGGTTGTTGGTTCTGGCGGTCGCGAGCATGCGATTGCTAAGAAGTTGTTGGAGTCTAGCGGGGTTGAGGCTGTCTATGTGGCGCCGGGCAATGACGGGATGACGCTTGATGGTCTGCAACTGGTTCCTATCGGAATTTCCGAACATTCTGCGCTGATTGATTTTGCCAAAGCAAATGACATTGCCTGGACTTTTATCGGTCCTGATGATGCGCTAGCGGCTGGGATTGTTGATGATTTCAATGCAGCTGGGCTCAAAGCCTTTGGTCCGACCAAGGCAGCAGCGGAGCTGGAGTGGTCCAAGGACTTTGCCAAGGAAATCATGGTCAAATACGGGGTTCCGACAGCAGCCTACGGCACATTTTCCGACTTTGAAAAAGCCAAGGCCTACATCGAGGCGCAGGGTGCGCCTATCGTGGTCAAGGCAGATGGGCTAGCATTGGGCAAGGGCGTGGTCGTGGCGGAAACCGTGGAGCAAGCGGTAGAAGCAGCCCATGAAATGCTCTTGGACAATAAGTTTGGCGACTCAGGTGCGCGCGTGGTCATCGAGGAATTTCTGGACGGGGAAGAATTCTCCCTCTTTGCCTTTGTCAATGGCGACAAGTTCTACATCCTGCCGACTGCTCAGGATCACAAGCGGGCTTATGATGGCGACAAGGGGCCAAACACAGGCGGCATGGGCGCTTATGCGCCAGTTCCTCACCTGCCTCAAAGCGTGGTGGATAGGTCGGTGGAAACCATTGTCAAGCCAGTGCTGGAAGGCATGATGGCAGAAGGCCGGCCTTATCTGGGGGTCCTCTATGCGGGGCTCATCCTGACGGCTGACGGTCCTAAGGTCATTGAGTTCAACTCGCGCTTTGGTGACCCTGAGACCCAGATTATCCTGCCTCGCCTGACCTCCGATTTTGCGCAAAATATCAGCGACATTCTGGATGGCAAGGAGCCAACCCTCACTTGGACAGAACAAGGCGTGACGCTGGGCGTTGTGGTTGCCTCTGAGGGCTATCCTCTGGCTTATGAAAAAGGCGTGGAGCTGCCAGAAAAGACTTCTGGCGACATCATCACCTACTATGCAGGTGCTAAGTTCGCTGAAAATGGCAAAGCTCTGCTGTCAAATGGCGGCCGTGTCTACATGCTGGTCACCACAGCAGACACTGTCAAAGCAGCCCAGGACAAAATCTACCAAAAACTATCTGAGCAAGCTACTCAAGGTCTATTCTATCGCAAAGATATTGGAACTAAAGCTCTATGA
- the purH gene encoding bifunctional phosphoribosylaminoimidazolecarboxamide formyltransferase/IMP cyclohydrolase, producing MTKRALISVSDKTGIVEFATALKDLGWEIISTGGTKKALDQAGLATIAIDDVTGFPEMMDGRVKTLHPAIHGGLLARRDLDSHLEAAKANGIELIDLVVVNLYPFKETILKPDVTYADAVENIDIGGPSMLRSAAKNHASVTVVVDPADYDKVLEELQADGETTYPTRQALAAKVYRHTAAYDALIADYFTKQVGESKPEKLTLTYDLKQAMRYGENPQQDADFYQKGLPTDYSIASAKQLNGKELSFNNIRDADAAIRIIRDFKDRPTVVALKHMNPCGIGQADDIETAWDYAFEADSVSIFGGIVVLNRQVDAATAKKMHAIFLEIIIAPSYSPEALEILTTKKKNLRILELAFDAQDQSEVEAEYTGVVGGLLVQNQDTIKENPADWQVVTERQPSQQEKEALEFAWKAIKYVKSNGILVANDHMTLGVGPGQTNRVGAVKIALEHAAGRLEGAVLASDAFFPFADNVEEIAASGIKAIVQPGGSIRDQEVIDAANKHGLTMVFTGVRHFRH from the coding sequence ATGACAAAACGTGCACTGATTAGTGTTTCAGATAAAACTGGCATTGTCGAATTTGCCACAGCCCTTAAAGACCTAGGTTGGGAAATTATCTCAACCGGTGGGACTAAGAAGGCCTTGGACCAGGCAGGTCTTGCCACCATTGCTATTGACGATGTGACAGGCTTCCCAGAAATGATGGACGGCCGGGTCAAGACCCTTCATCCAGCTATTCACGGTGGCCTTTTGGCCCGTCGCGACTTGGACAGCCATCTTGAAGCTGCAAAGGCCAATGGTATTGAGCTGATTGATTTGGTGGTGGTTAACCTCTATCCTTTCAAGGAAACCATTCTCAAACCTGATGTGACCTATGCCGATGCTGTGGAAAATATCGACATCGGTGGACCATCTATGTTGCGCTCAGCAGCTAAAAATCACGCCAGCGTGACCGTGGTTGTGGATCCGGCTGATTATGATAAGGTTTTGGAAGAATTGCAAGCAGATGGGGAAACCACTTACCCAACCAGACAGGCCCTGGCTGCCAAGGTTTATCGCCATACGGCTGCCTATGATGCCTTGATTGCAGACTACTTCACCAAGCAAGTTGGCGAAAGCAAGCCGGAAAAGCTGACCCTCACCTACGACCTCAAACAGGCCATGCGTTATGGGGAAAATCCCCAACAGGATGCGGATTTCTACCAAAAGGGTCTGCCAACCGATTACTCTATCGCTTCTGCCAAGCAACTCAATGGGAAGGAACTTTCCTTCAATAATATCCGTGATGCCGATGCAGCCATTCGGATTATTCGCGACTTCAAGGACCGTCCAACGGTTGTGGCCCTCAAGCATATGAATCCTTGTGGAATCGGTCAGGCTGATGATATTGAGACCGCCTGGGATTACGCCTTTGAGGCTGACTCAGTTTCTATCTTTGGCGGAATCGTTGTTCTCAACCGCCAGGTCGATGCAGCGACCGCTAAGAAGATGCACGCCATTTTCTTGGAAATCATCATCGCCCCAAGCTATTCTCCAGAAGCCTTGGAAATCTTGACCACCAAGAAGAAAAATCTGCGGATTTTGGAGCTAGCATTTGATGCTCAAGACCAAAGTGAAGTCGAAGCGGAATACACGGGCGTGGTCGGTGGCCTGCTGGTGCAAAATCAAGACACCATCAAGGAAAATCCAGCCGACTGGCAGGTCGTAACCGAGCGCCAACCTAGCCAACAAGAAAAAGAGGCCCTGGAATTCGCTTGGAAGGCCATCAAGTATGTCAAGTCCAACGGGATTCTGGTGGCCAATGACCACATGACCCTGGGTGTCGGCCCTGGTCAAACCAATCGGGTCGGTGCAGTCAAGATTGCCCTGGAACATGCCGCGGGTCGTCTGGAGGGAGCCGTCCTAGCCAGCGATGCCTTCTTCCCCTTTGCCGATAATGTGGAAGAAATCGCAGCCAGCGGTATCAAGGCCATCGTTCAACCAGGTGGCTCCATCCGTGACCAAGAAGTCATTGACGCCGCCAACAAGCATGGCCTGACCATGGTCTTCACCGGCGTTCGCCACTTTAGACATTGA